One genomic region from Pyxicephalus adspersus chromosome 1, UCB_Pads_2.0, whole genome shotgun sequence encodes:
- the LOC140341090 gene encoding olfactory receptor 52E4-like, whose amino-acid sequence MVNSTQSSPSLFTLEFGELNELKYLYCAITLLGFLIILFSNGVIIFTVILHPALHEPMYIFLSALCINGLYGSLGFFPKFFVNLLQQVPTITYIGCLTQIFCVHTYSGCEITLLGVMAYDRYVYICNPLRYNNIMPLSTVFKLIAIVWIVNVIVFTIHFSLTIRLPLCGSVIQKVYCDNFSVVNLSCVDTTINNVFGLFLTLSLLTTMPLLIIFSYIQIIRVCGKSSKDFRAKAFQTCTPHIVTMLNYIADILFEVLLHRFKPKYLPYELRIVMSVQGFVVPPLLNPLIYGLKLKEIRLKIFQLLHVKKILG is encoded by the coding sequence ATGGTAAACTCAACACAATCCTCACCTTCTCTGTTTACCCTTGAGTTTGGGGAACTGAATGaattaaaatatctttattgtgCAATCACATTGCTTGGTTTCTTGATAATCCTCTTTTCTAATGGAGTCATCATCTTTACAGTAATACTGCACCCAGCTTTACATGAGCCCATGTACATCTTTCTATCGGCTCTGTGCATCAATGGTCTTTATGGTAGTTTGGGATTCTTCCCTAAATTCTTTGTAAATCTACTTCAGCAGGTCCCCACTATCACATACATTGGTTGCTTGACACAAATATTTTGTGTTCATACATACTCGGGCTGCGAGATTACTCTTCTTGGAGTCATGGCCTACGACCGATATGTGTACATTTGCAATCCTTTGAGATACAACAACATTATGCCATTGTCTACAGTCTTCAAACTGATTGCCATTGTCTGGATTGTAAACGTCATTGTCTTTACCATCCATTTCTCGTTGACCATCCGGCTTCCGTTGTGTGGCTCAGTAATACAAAAGGTCTACTGTGACAATTTTTCGGTGGTGAATCTCTCATGTGTTGATACAACCATCAACAACGTCTTTGGGCTGTTCCTGACTCTTAGTTTGTTGACAACGATGCCATTGCTCATCATCTTTTCATACATACAGATCATTCGAGTTTGTGGAAAGTCTTCCAAGGACTTCAGGGCCAAAGCTTTTCAGACCTGTACCCCTCATATCGTAACCATGCTTAATTATATAGCCGATATCCTGTTTGAGGTTCTTTTACACCGATTTAAGCCAAAGTATTTACCGTATGAGCTGAGGATAGTTATGTCTGTTCAAGGCTTTGTGGTTCCTCCACTTCTAAATCCTCTCATTTATGGACTGAAATTGAAGGAGATTCGGCTAAAGATATTTCAGCTGTTGCATGTCAAGAAGATTTTAGGTTAA